One Opitutia bacterium DNA segment encodes these proteins:
- a CDS encoding TonB family protein has protein sequence MTSRLRFAPRFVAFCLACLSLPASGADAPVAVDAALAVTGDPLLRAWVPPVYPEAARATKLEGRVIVDMLVDEHGVVTEARVAHSDNAVFDEAALAAVRQWRFKPGLDEGKPVPFGLVGPVEFRLAPKEKIAPGALPPERLWPTPAKRKAAKIVNAIDPDYPEELDPRKLPGRVDLRIQLGADGKISGTRVLWASHAALVAEALRVSRTWTFEPARQGLLAIPSEMEAPAEFVSVGANRAEILAANGIRVVDAEPEVLPEPFVITEPVFPLEKLLAGEEGTAEVAFTVDARGVATALALTSCSAPEFGAALVAAVDGWTFRPAMQGGARVPVKVAVTWSFARPAEGALKRLADALAPGGGGVPAAKGLDRPLAVVWRGFPVYPSALVESAASGKADIEFIIDRDGRARLPRVLSATQPEFGWAAATAVSQWVFEPPMRGGEAVAVRVLIPIGFTPPKK, from the coding sequence ATGACCTCTCGTCTCCGGTTTGCTCCGCGATTTGTCGCGTTCTGCCTCGCTTGTCTTTCTCTGCCGGCTTCCGGCGCCGATGCGCCTGTGGCCGTCGACGCCGCGCTCGCGGTGACGGGAGATCCGTTGCTCCGTGCCTGGGTGCCGCCCGTCTACCCGGAAGCGGCGCGCGCCACCAAATTGGAAGGGCGCGTCATCGTGGACATGCTCGTGGACGAGCACGGCGTCGTGACCGAGGCGCGCGTGGCGCACTCGGACAACGCGGTGTTCGACGAAGCGGCGCTCGCGGCCGTGCGCCAGTGGCGTTTCAAGCCGGGCCTCGATGAGGGCAAGCCGGTGCCGTTCGGTCTGGTCGGACCGGTGGAGTTTCGACTGGCGCCGAAGGAGAAGATCGCGCCCGGCGCGCTGCCGCCCGAGCGCCTGTGGCCGACGCCGGCGAAGCGCAAGGCGGCCAAGATCGTCAATGCGATCGATCCGGACTACCCGGAGGAGCTCGATCCGCGCAAGTTGCCCGGCCGCGTCGATCTGCGGATCCAACTCGGCGCCGACGGCAAGATCTCCGGCACGCGCGTGCTGTGGGCGTCGCACGCGGCGTTGGTGGCGGAAGCGCTGCGCGTGTCGCGCACGTGGACGTTCGAGCCGGCGCGGCAGGGTTTGCTGGCGATCCCATCGGAGATGGAGGCGCCGGCGGAATTCGTCAGCGTCGGTGCGAACCGCGCGGAAATTCTCGCGGCGAACGGCATTCGCGTCGTCGACGCGGAGCCGGAAGTGTTGCCGGAGCCTTTCGTGATCACAGAGCCGGTTTTCCCGCTGGAAAAACTGCTCGCGGGCGAGGAGGGCACGGCGGAGGTGGCGTTCACGGTCGACGCGCGCGGCGTGGCCACGGCCCTCGCGCTCACGTCGTGTTCCGCGCCGGAGTTCGGCGCGGCGCTCGTGGCGGCGGTCGATGGGTGGACGTTCCGCCCGGCGATGCAAGGCGGGGCGCGCGTGCCGGTGAAAGTCGCGGTGACGTGGAGCTTCGCGCGTCCGGCGGAAGGCGCGTTGAAGCGGCTCGCGGACGCGTTGGCGCCGGGCGGCGGGGGCGTGCCTGCGGCGAAGGGCCTCGATCGTCCGCTGGCGGTCGTCTGGCGCGGGTTTCCCGTTTATCCGAGCGCGCTGGTGGAGTCGGCGGCGAGCGGGAAGGCGGACATCGAGTTCATCATCGATCGCGACGGCCGGGCGCGGTTGCCGCGGGTGTTGTCGGCGACGCAGCCGGAGTTCGGCTGGGCGGCGGCGACAGCAGTGAGCCAGTGGGTGTTCGAGCCGCCGATGCGCGGTGGCGAAGCGGTGGCGGTGCGCGTGCTGATCCCGATCGGGTTCACGCCGCCGAAGAAGTGA
- a CDS encoding TonB family protein, translating into MFLAATAVLSAADPANDFPKPDVMPRAIRQVPPIYPYGLRAAGVVGRVTVDAILDTQGKVAEVHIARSNNPYFERPTIDAMMKWQFSPAMKDGKPVKTIVRQQINFELEGVSRSALWTIVPPRDWGSTPLEFRWEVAPEPVSTLMAAYPFEALLAKKSGKVTLNYLIDREGRVAMIQVREASAPEFAASVAAMIDGWRFKPARKADGSAAMALVTVTREFFPNGRGDVPVSDGAQSIADRLRKNKLTTVPVGELDAPPKGISQRPPVYPAQLREAGQDGEATVEFFIDENGDAVLPRVVSATAPEFGYASVQAVATWRFTKLTKAGKAAISRVRQTLNFHLKEPSPPLPEEFVP; encoded by the coding sequence ATGTTCCTCGCTGCGACGGCCGTCCTCTCCGCCGCCGATCCGGCAAACGATTTTCCGAAGCCCGACGTGATGCCGCGCGCGATCCGGCAGGTTCCCCCGATCTATCCTTACGGGTTGCGCGCTGCTGGAGTGGTGGGCCGTGTAACGGTTGACGCCATTCTGGACACCCAGGGCAAGGTTGCGGAAGTGCACATTGCGCGCTCAAACAACCCGTATTTCGAGCGCCCTACGATCGATGCGATGATGAAGTGGCAGTTTTCGCCGGCGATGAAGGACGGCAAGCCGGTGAAGACCATCGTCCGGCAACAGATCAATTTTGAACTTGAGGGCGTAAGCCGCAGCGCCCTCTGGACCATAGTGCCGCCTCGCGACTGGGGCAGCACGCCGCTGGAGTTCCGCTGGGAAGTCGCGCCCGAGCCGGTGAGCACATTGATGGCGGCGTATCCGTTTGAGGCCTTGCTCGCGAAGAAATCCGGCAAGGTCACACTCAACTACCTGATCGATCGCGAAGGGCGCGTAGCCATGATCCAAGTGCGGGAGGCGAGCGCACCGGAATTCGCTGCATCGGTCGCCGCAATGATCGATGGTTGGCGCTTCAAGCCGGCGCGGAAGGCCGATGGCTCTGCGGCGATGGCTCTGGTGACAGTCACGCGCGAATTTTTTCCGAACGGTCGCGGGGATGTGCCGGTCAGCGATGGCGCGCAATCGATCGCTGATCGATTGAGGAAAAACAAACTGACGACGGTGCCGGTCGGCGAACTCGACGCGCCGCCGAAGGGCATTTCGCAACGGCCGCCGGTCTATCCAGCCCAGTTGCGCGAGGCGGGCCAGGATGGCGAGGCCACGGTGGAGTTTTTCATCGATGAGAATGGCGACGCGGTGCTCCCGCGCGTGGTGTCGGCGACGGCACCCGAATTCGGCTATGCGTCTGTGCAGGCGGTGGCGACATGGCGGTTT